From one Mus caroli unplaced genomic scaffold, CAROLI_EIJ_v1.1 scaffold_16782_U1_1, whole genome shotgun sequence genomic stretch:
- the LOC110287825 gene encoding tripartite motif-containing protein 12A, giving the protein MASQFMMKLTEEVTCPVCLNLMVKPVSADCGHTFCQGCMKVYFESIKCDKKVLICPVCRLTYQFSNLRPNRXVANIVERLKEFKPSPEEEQKVFNCARHGEKLQLFCRKDMMAICWLCERSQEHCGHKTALIEEVAQEYKEXLQVVLQRLMADKKEFENWKDELQKDRTYWEASGDPS; this is encoded by the exons ATGGCTTCACAATTCATGATGAAGTTAACGGAGGAGGTGACCTGTCCTGTCTGTCTGAACCTGATGGTGAAACCTGTGAGTGCAGATTGTGGTCACACCTTCTGCCAAGGCTGCATGAAGGTGTACTTTGAATCTATCAAATGCGATAAGAAAGTGCTCATTTGCCCTGTGTGCCGACTTACTTACCAGTTTAGCAATCTGAGGCCTAATCGANATGTGGCCAACATAGTAGAGAGGCTCAaagagttcaagcccagcccGGAAGAGGAGCAAAAAGTGTTTAACTGTGCAAGACATGGAGAGAAACTCCAGCTCTTCTGTAGGAAGGACATGATGGCCATCTGCTGGCTTTGTGAGCGATCTCAGGAGCACTGTGGTCACAAAACAGCTCTCATTGAAGAGGTGGCCCAGGAGTATAAG GAGNAGCTGCAGGTAGTTCTGCAAAGGCTGATGGCAgataagaaagaatttgaaaactGGAAAGATGAACTTCAGAAGGATAGAACTTACTGGGAGGCAAGTGGGGACCCTTCCTAA